One stretch of Nocardioides perillae DNA includes these proteins:
- a CDS encoding MXAN_6640 family putative metalloprotease, translating to MRRSARTVATVLLVAALGAAALPAAADPGHPGHPGQPGGAGASPVLPVLPGSAAPAAEEALETATRVLEGDALPGDASPTVALRDLALALPALRGTDRREAEAALARPDARPTDPRDPVAPEGSAPYTTKPEVNCTKNVCVHHVTSGNDRPPAGWERTTLDVVQQVWDHHVGTLGYRAPLFDGARGGDRKFDVYLKDLGSLGGQGYYGYCAPEIPGGRRASAPRTAPGYCVLDDDFAKDEFGGVPLDTLRVTAAHEFFHAVQYAYDFAEDRWLLEATATWIEEQFADDVDDNRQYLFASQLRRPRTSLDFFDYGSSTPYGNWVFFEHLSQRFGRGVVKAVWRRAGDFRGAPDQHSTAAVRSVVAARKVAFPTLFAQYAAAGTVPAQSYSEGAAWPRTPVKGSWTLRLGKRGTGQVATRLAHLSSTSWDVRRGALPGRWRLLLRVDGPGRATSPAAHALVHLRGGEVQRRVVRLDRSGGARVRLPFHTGVTKVTVTLANASTRYRCGRGTEWSCRGVPLDDGARYRFSVYAVR from the coding sequence TTGCGCCGCTCGGCCCGCACCGTCGCCACCGTCCTGCTCGTCGCCGCCCTCGGCGCGGCCGCGCTGCCCGCCGCGGCGGACCCCGGTCACCCCGGTCACCCCGGTCAGCCCGGCGGGGCCGGCGCGTCACCCGTGCTCCCCGTGTTGCCCGGGTCGGCGGCGCCGGCGGCCGAGGAGGCCCTCGAGACGGCCACCCGGGTGCTCGAGGGCGACGCGCTGCCGGGCGACGCCTCCCCCACCGTCGCGCTGCGCGACCTGGCCCTTGCGCTGCCCGCGCTGCGCGGCACCGACCGCCGCGAGGCCGAGGCGGCCCTGGCCCGCCCCGACGCCCGGCCCACCGACCCTCGCGACCCGGTCGCCCCGGAGGGCTCGGCGCCGTACACCACGAAGCCCGAGGTCAACTGCACGAAGAACGTCTGCGTGCACCACGTGACCTCCGGCAACGACCGCCCGCCGGCCGGCTGGGAGCGCACGACGCTCGACGTGGTGCAGCAGGTGTGGGACCACCACGTGGGGACCCTGGGCTACCGCGCGCCGCTCTTCGACGGCGCCCGCGGCGGCGACCGCAAGTTCGACGTCTACCTGAAGGACCTCGGAAGTCTCGGTGGTCAGGGCTACTACGGCTACTGCGCGCCCGAGATCCCCGGCGGGCGCCGCGCCTCCGCGCCGCGCACCGCCCCGGGCTACTGCGTGCTCGACGACGACTTCGCAAAGGACGAGTTCGGCGGCGTGCCGCTCGACACGCTGCGGGTCACCGCTGCCCACGAGTTCTTCCACGCCGTGCAGTACGCCTACGACTTCGCCGAGGACCGCTGGCTGCTCGAGGCCACCGCCACCTGGATCGAGGAGCAGTTCGCCGACGACGTCGACGACAACCGTCAGTACTTGTTCGCTAGCCAGCTGCGCCGTCCGCGCACGTCGCTGGACTTCTTCGACTATGGCTCCTCCACGCCCTACGGCAACTGGGTCTTCTTCGAGCACCTCTCGCAGCGCTTCGGCCGCGGCGTGGTCAAGGCCGTGTGGCGGCGCGCGGGCGACTTCCGCGGCGCACCCGACCAGCACAGCACCGCCGCCGTGCGCAGCGTGGTCGCCGCGCGCAAGGTCGCCTTCCCGACCCTCTTCGCGCAGTACGCCGCGGCCGGCACCGTCCCCGCGCAGTCCTACAGCGAGGGCGCCGCGTGGCCCCGCACCCCGGTGAAGGGCTCCTGGACGCTGCGTCTTGGCAAGCGCGGGACCGGGCAGGTCGCCACCCGGCTCGCCCACCTGTCCTCGACCAGCTGGGACGTGCGCCGCGGCGCCCTCCCGGGTCGCTGGCGCCTGCTGCTGCGCGTCGACGGTCCCGGTCGCGCGACCAGCCCGGCGGCCCACGCGCTCGTGCACCTGCGCGGCGGCGAGGTGCAGCGGCGCGTGGTGCGCCTGGACCGCTCGGGCGGGGCCCGGGTGCGGCTGCCGTTCCACACCGGCGTGACCAAGGTGACCGTCACGCTGGCCAACGCCTCGACCCGCTACCGCTGCGGCCGCGGCACGGAGTGGTCGTGCCGGGGCGTGCCGCTCGACGACGGTGCCCGCTACCGCTTCAGCGTCTACGCCGTGCGCTGA
- a CDS encoding adenylyltransferase/cytidyltransferase family protein — MPRTVITFGTFDVFHVGHLRVIERAAALGDRLVVGVSADALNLRKKGREPVFSQDERLAIVAALKPVSAVFVEESLEQKRDYILEHGADVLVMGDDWAGRFDEFEDVCEVVYLPRTPAISTTALIEKIAGSV; from the coding sequence ATGCCGCGCACCGTCATCACCTTCGGGACCTTCGACGTCTTCCACGTCGGGCACCTGCGCGTCATCGAGCGGGCCGCGGCGCTCGGCGACCGCCTCGTCGTCGGGGTGTCGGCCGACGCGCTCAACCTGCGCAAGAAGGGCCGCGAGCCGGTCTTCAGCCAGGACGAGCGGCTCGCGATCGTGGCCGCGCTCAAGCCGGTCTCCGCGGTCTTCGTCGAGGAGAGCCTGGAGCAGAAGCGCGACTACATCCTCGAGCACGGCGCCGACGTGCTGGTGATGGGCGACGACTGGGCGGGCCGCTTCGACGAGTTCGAGGACGTGTGCGAGGTCGTCTACCTGCCCCGCACCCCCGCGATCTCGACGACCGCGCTGATCGAGAAGATCGCCGGCTCGGTCTAG
- a CDS encoding extracellular solute-binding protein — translation MRRPALMTASALLACTALSGCGVLGEEEADLQVYSARKYGSEDVFAQFTEETGITVDFLFADNAALLERIRTEGADSPADVYMTVDAGNLWNADQQGILAPLDSEVLEAAVPAADRADDGTWFGLAKRARTVIYDPDQVDPADFDAEDTYTGLTDPQWRGRLCMRDLDETYMTSLVASLIDLHGEEGAREIVEGWQANEVEVMGNDVLVIEAVEAGTCEVGIVNHYYLAREQAEGKAQGVELYWASQEGAGTHVNVSGAGVVETSDNPADAQRLLEWLATEGQAALIDGNHEFPVNPDVEPDAEAAAYGPFTEMTLDAEVYGSLNARAAELLVDAGWE, via the coding sequence ATGCGTCGACCTGCCCTGATGACCGCGAGCGCCCTGCTCGCCTGCACCGCGCTCTCCGGTTGCGGCGTCCTCGGCGAGGAGGAGGCGGACCTGCAGGTCTACTCGGCCCGCAAGTACGGCTCCGAGGACGTCTTCGCGCAGTTCACCGAGGAGACCGGCATCACCGTCGACTTCCTCTTCGCCGACAACGCGGCCCTGCTCGAGCGCATCCGCACCGAGGGCGCCGACAGCCCCGCCGACGTCTACATGACCGTCGACGCGGGCAACCTGTGGAACGCCGACCAGCAGGGCATCCTCGCGCCCCTCGACAGCGAGGTGCTCGAGGCCGCCGTCCCCGCCGCGGACCGCGCCGACGACGGCACGTGGTTCGGCCTGGCCAAGCGCGCCCGCACGGTGATCTACGACCCCGACCAGGTCGACCCGGCCGACTTCGACGCCGAGGACACCTACACCGGCCTCACCGACCCGCAGTGGCGCGGTCGGCTGTGCATGCGCGACCTCGACGAGACCTACATGACCTCGCTCGTCGCCTCGCTCATCGACCTGCACGGCGAGGAGGGCGCCCGGGAGATCGTCGAGGGCTGGCAGGCCAACGAGGTCGAGGTCATGGGCAACGACGTCCTCGTGATCGAGGCCGTCGAGGCCGGCACCTGCGAGGTCGGCATCGTCAACCACTACTACCTCGCGCGTGAGCAGGCGGAGGGCAAGGCGCAGGGCGTCGAGCTCTACTGGGCCTCGCAGGAGGGTGCGGGCACCCACGTCAACGTCTCCGGTGCCGGTGTCGTGGAGACCAGCGACAACCCCGCCGACGCGCAGCGGCTGCTCGAGTGGCTGGCCACGGAGGGGCAGGCCGCCCTGATCGACGGCAACCACGAGTTCCCCGTGAACCCCGACGTCGAGCCCGACGCCGAGGCGGCGGCCTACGGTCCGTTCACCGAGATGACCCTCGACGCCGAGGTCTACGGCAGCCTCAACGCGAGGGCCGCCGAGCTGCTCGTCGACGCCGGCTGGGAGTGA
- a CDS encoding ABC transporter permease subunit — protein MSAGRGRAAWSGAVVLAAALVVAPVAAVLLDAVAGSGRTAGWEVPAGLARMVQQTTLLLLGVAAGTLVLGCGLAWLVTAHRFPGRDVLVWLLVLPLAMPAYILGFVFLSTFDVAGDVQVWLREVTGTGLQVPVRGVGGAAVVMSLTLYPYVYLLARAAFAQQSPTTWEAARLLGASRRRAFAGVLLPLARPSLAAGLALVMMEVLTDFATVQYFGVRTVSVGVYTTWRQTYRFDLAVQLAGVVLLFAVAVLAGERLLRGRARFTQRGGRGGGPTPSRLAGWRGWLATGVCVLVLAGGFAVPLLRLVLWAAAQLAGDGQPVDPRFGGYLLNSVVVAVLVALACVALALVVGHAVRLGGGRVVRGAAQLTTVGYAVPGAVVGIGTLLALGAVDDLLEALGVPGGTGLLVTGSLVAIVLAYVVRFLGPAHQAVDASYAQVRPQLTQSALSLGAGPWRVLTRVHLPLVRPGVGVALVLVSVDAVKELPVVLMLRPFGFTTVSVWVHELASENLWSLAALPAVVIVALATVPVVLLFGQVRRADRREQASR, from the coding sequence GTGAGCGCCGGCCGGGGCCGCGCGGCCTGGTCGGGCGCCGTCGTCCTGGCCGCCGCCCTCGTGGTGGCGCCGGTCGCGGCAGTGCTCCTCGACGCGGTCGCGGGCTCGGGCCGGACGGCGGGGTGGGAGGTGCCCGCCGGCCTGGCGCGGATGGTGCAGCAGACGACGCTGCTGCTGCTCGGCGTCGCCGCCGGCACGCTGGTGCTGGGCTGCGGCCTCGCGTGGCTGGTGACCGCGCACCGCTTCCCCGGGCGCGACGTGCTCGTGTGGCTGCTCGTGCTGCCCCTGGCGATGCCCGCCTACATCCTCGGCTTCGTCTTCCTCTCCACCTTCGACGTGGCCGGCGACGTGCAGGTGTGGCTGCGCGAGGTCACCGGCACCGGGCTGCAGGTGCCGGTGCGCGGGGTCGGCGGCGCCGCGGTGGTCATGAGCCTCACGCTCTACCCCTACGTCTACCTCCTCGCCCGCGCCGCCTTCGCCCAGCAGTCGCCCACCACCTGGGAGGCAGCGCGGTTGCTCGGCGCGAGCCGGCGCCGCGCCTTCGCGGGCGTGCTGCTGCCGCTCGCCCGGCCCTCCCTCGCCGCCGGCCTGGCGCTGGTGATGATGGAGGTCCTCACCGACTTCGCCACCGTGCAGTACTTCGGCGTGCGGACCGTGTCGGTCGGCGTCTACACGACGTGGCGCCAGACCTACCGCTTCGACCTCGCGGTGCAGCTCGCCGGGGTCGTGCTGCTCTTCGCCGTGGCGGTGCTCGCGGGCGAGCGGCTGCTGCGCGGGCGGGCCCGCTTCACCCAGCGCGGCGGCCGCGGCGGCGGCCCGACGCCGAGCCGGCTCGCGGGCTGGCGCGGGTGGCTGGCCACCGGCGTCTGCGTCCTGGTGCTGGCGGGCGGCTTCGCGGTGCCGCTGCTGCGCCTGGTGCTGTGGGCCGCGGCGCAGCTGGCCGGGGACGGCCAGCCGGTCGACCCCCGCTTCGGCGGCTACCTCCTCAACTCCGTCGTCGTCGCCGTGCTCGTCGCGCTCGCGTGCGTGGCCCTCGCGCTCGTCGTGGGGCACGCCGTCCGTCTCGGCGGCGGGCGCGTCGTGCGCGGTGCCGCGCAGCTGACCACCGTCGGGTACGCCGTGCCCGGCGCGGTCGTCGGCATCGGCACGCTCCTGGCCCTGGGCGCGGTCGACGACCTGCTCGAGGCGCTGGGGGTCCCCGGCGGCACCGGCCTGCTGGTGACCGGCTCCCTGGTGGCGATCGTGCTCGCCTACGTCGTGCGCTTCCTCGGGCCCGCCCACCAGGCCGTGGACGCGTCGTACGCGCAGGTGCGCCCCCAGCTCACGCAGTCGGCGCTCTCGCTGGGGGCCGGGCCCTGGCGGGTGCTGACCCGGGTGCACCTCCCGCTCGTGCGCCCCGGTGTCGGCGTCGCCCTGGTGCTCGTGTCCGTCGACGCGGTCAAGGAGCTGCCGGTGGTGCTGATGCTGCGCCCGTTCGGCTTCACTACGGTGTCGGTGTGGGTGCACGAGCTGGCGTCGGAGAACCTGTGGAGCCTCGCCGCGCTCCCGGCCGTGGTGATCGTCGCCCTCGCGACCGTGCCGGTCGTGCTGCTCTTCGGCCAGGTCCGGCGCGCCGACCGGCGCGAGCAGGCGAGCCGGTGA